The following coding sequences are from one Formosa haliotis window:
- a CDS encoding type I phosphomannose isomerase catalytic subunit: MTLYPLKFTPIFKYRIWGGDKLKTVLGKSYDQDHIGESWEISDVKGDETVVSEGPLAGKTIKELIEEFKGDVVGQSVYDSFGTEFPLLIKFIDAKTPLSIQVHPSNEIAKIRHNSFGKNEMWYVMEAEKDAELIVGFNQEVDKASYVKALESGKILDVLNHDTVTKGDTYYIPTGRIHAIGAGVLLAEIQQTSDITYRIYDYDRVDATTGEKRELHTDLAVDVIDYSVEKQYKTAYHIPDNDTNVLVHSPYFKTNILNVSSSVSKDYSTLDSFVIYICVEGQVDLIIQDERYTVQTGETLFLPASITSVKLESTHANILEVYY, encoded by the coding sequence ATGACATTATATCCATTAAAATTTACTCCCATTTTTAAATATAGAATTTGGGGAGGAGATAAATTAAAAACGGTTTTAGGAAAATCTTACGACCAAGACCATATTGGAGAATCTTGGGAGATTTCTGATGTTAAAGGCGATGAAACCGTAGTAAGCGAAGGCCCCTTGGCAGGAAAAACTATTAAAGAACTTATAGAAGAGTTTAAAGGCGATGTTGTTGGGCAATCTGTTTATGATAGTTTTGGAACAGAGTTTCCGCTATTAATTAAGTTTATAGATGCTAAGACACCGCTTTCTATTCAAGTGCATCCTAGTAACGAAATTGCCAAAATTCGTCATAATTCTTTCGGAAAAAATGAAATGTGGTATGTTATGGAAGCCGAAAAGGACGCAGAACTTATTGTAGGTTTTAATCAAGAAGTTGATAAAGCGTCTTATGTGAAGGCTTTAGAATCGGGTAAAATTTTAGATGTTCTTAATCATGATACGGTAACAAAAGGGGATACTTATTATATTCCTACAGGTCGTATTCATGCTATAGGAGCAGGCGTATTGTTGGCTGAAATTCAACAAACTTCGGATATCACTTATCGCATTTACGATTACGATCGCGTAGACGCTACCACAGGAGAAAAAAGAGAATTACATACAGATTTAGCGGTAGATGTTATAGATTATAGTGTTGAAAAACAATATAAAACAGCATATCATATTCCAGATAATGATACTAATGTTTTAGTGCATTCTCCGTATTTTAAAACGAATATTTTAAATGTAAGCAGTAGCGTGTCTAAAGACTATTCAACTTTAGATTCCTTTGTTATTTATATTTGTGTGGAGGGGCAAGTAGACCTTATTATTCAAGACGAAAGGTACACTGTGCAAACGGGCGAAACTCTGTTTTTGCCAGCCTCTATTACATCGGTTAAATTAGAATCGACCCATGCGAATATATTAGAAGTCTATTATTAG
- a CDS encoding DUF4861 domain-containing protein: MKSIALYSCVAAISLMMSCESKTKEATLITVKNSLELPRQFETVEISKSAIHLNEGERFENLVIRDKATQTIVPSQFVDEDQDGTADVLLFQPKVDSKSEKQYELVVEEGQTKQEDTAYCYSRFVPERTDDYAWENNKVAFRTYGPVAQKMVEDSVAGGTLSSGIDAWLKKVEYPIINKWYAANDKDPGFYHIDHGEGLDNFHVGSSRGVGGTAVKVDTSYYISKNFTDYKTITTGPIRTSFVLEYADWDANGNKITETKHISLDYGSNFSKFEIEVTGTDVLSVGLTLHDKKGEITEQVQNGWISYWESQYFDSELGTAIVAANKADMVASDYYLTSMPDRSNLYTQLKVHNNKAVYYAGFAWKESGQYSTKAAWEKHLNTFSKKVNTPLEVSIQ, encoded by the coding sequence ATGAAATCTATAGCATTATACTCTTGTGTCGCTGCTATTTCTTTAATGATGAGTTGTGAATCAAAAACGAAAGAAGCAACGCTTATCACGGTAAAAAATAGTTTAGAGCTGCCAAGACAATTTGAAACGGTAGAGATTTCAAAATCGGCCATTCATTTAAATGAAGGCGAACGCTTTGAAAATTTGGTGATCCGAGATAAAGCAACACAAACGATAGTTCCTTCTCAATTTGTAGACGAAGACCAAGACGGTACAGCTGATGTCTTGTTGTTTCAGCCAAAAGTGGATTCAAAATCAGAAAAGCAGTATGAACTTGTTGTGGAAGAAGGTCAAACTAAGCAAGAAGATACAGCGTATTGCTATTCACGTTTCGTGCCAGAACGCACCGATGATTACGCTTGGGAAAACAACAAAGTTGCCTTTAGAACTTATGGTCCGGTTGCCCAAAAAATGGTAGAAGATTCTGTAGCAGGAGGAACCTTATCTAGCGGTATCGATGCTTGGTTAAAGAAAGTAGAATACCCAATTATCAATAAATGGTATGCTGCCAATGATAAGGATCCAGGATTTTACCATATCGATCATGGTGAAGGCTTAGATAATTTTCATGTAGGTTCTAGTCGTGGTGTGGGAGGTACTGCGGTAAAAGTAGATACTAGTTATTATATCTCTAAAAACTTTACCGATTATAAAACCATCACTACAGGCCCAATACGAACAAGTTTTGTGTTAGAATATGCCGATTGGGATGCTAATGGAAACAAGATTACCGAAACCAAACACATATCTTTAGATTACGGTAGTAATTTTTCAAAATTTGAAATAGAGGTTACAGGAACCGATGTTTTATCTGTTGGACTAACCTTACACGATAAGAAAGGAGAAATCACAGAGCAAGTGCAAAATGGTTGGATTTCATACTGGGAATCTCAATACTTCGATTCTGAGTTGGGTACCGCAATTGTTGCAGCAAACAAAGCAGATATGGTAGCTTCAGACTATTATTTAACTAGTATGCCAGACAGAAGTAATTTATATACACAACTTAAAGTGCATAACAACAAAGCGGTGTACTACGCCGGATTTGCATGGAAAGAATCTGGGCAATATTCAACAAAAGCAGCCTGGGAAAAACATCTTAACACATTTTCCAAGAAAGTAAATACACCTTTAGAAGTTAGCATTCAATAA
- a CDS encoding gluconate 5-dehydrogenase codes for MSADLFNVQGKIALVTGSTHGLGMAMARGLGLAGATIVVNGNSSQDKIDTAIAEYEKEGIKAVGYKFNVANEEEVIAAVAKIEKEVGPIDILINNAGIIKRTPLLEMEVADFKEVVDIDLVSPFIVSKHVVKNMVERKAGKVINICSMMSELGRNSVGAYAAAKGGLKMLTQNMATEWAKYNIQVNGIGPGYFATSQTAPIRVDGHPFNDFIINRTPAAKWGDPNDLAGAAIFLSSKASDFVNGHVVYVDGGILATIGKPSNEA; via the coding sequence ATGAGTGCAGATTTATTTAATGTACAAGGAAAAATAGCCCTAGTAACAGGTAGTACACATGGTCTAGGCATGGCTATGGCAAGAGGTTTGGGTTTAGCAGGAGCCACCATTGTGGTTAATGGAAACTCTTCGCAAGACAAAATTGATACCGCTATTGCAGAATATGAAAAAGAAGGCATTAAAGCCGTGGGGTACAAATTTAATGTAGCCAACGAAGAAGAAGTTATAGCTGCTGTAGCCAAGATTGAAAAGGAAGTTGGCCCTATCGATATTTTAATTAATAACGCCGGAATCATTAAGCGTACACCGCTTTTAGAAATGGAAGTTGCCGATTTTAAAGAGGTTGTAGATATCGATTTGGTGAGTCCGTTTATCGTGTCTAAACATGTGGTAAAAAACATGGTGGAGCGAAAAGCCGGAAAAGTAATTAATATTTGCTCAATGATGAGTGAATTAGGTAGAAATAGCGTGGGTGCTTATGCTGCAGCCAAAGGCGGACTAAAAATGTTAACCCAAAATATGGCTACCGAATGGGCGAAATACAACATTCAAGTGAATGGTATTGGACCTGGGTATTTTGCAACATCGCAAACAGCACCTATCCGTGTAGACGGCCATCCGTTTAACGATTTTATCATTAACAGAACACCTGCTGCCAAATGGGGAGATCCTAACGATTTAGCAGGAGCAGCGATCTTTTTAAGCTCTAAAGCTAGCGATTTTGTAAACGGTCATGTGGTGTATGTAGATGGTGGAATATTGGCAACTATCGGGAAACCATCAAACGAAGCTTAA
- the kduI gene encoding 5-dehydro-4-deoxy-D-glucuronate isomerase, translated as MSTKYESRYASSPNTVKAYDTQELRDEFLIDNLMEQDTINLTYTHYDRYIAGSAVPTSKPLTLETIDPLKADYFLERRELGIINVGGNGTVTVDGEVYELGLKDALYIGMGIKEVVFASEDASNPAKFYLNSAPAHTNFPTKKVSKAEANKIELGALETANHRTVNQMIIGGIVTTCQLQMGMTELKTGSVWNTMPAHVHDRRMEVYLYIDIPENQAVCHFMGQPQETRHIWMQNDQAVISPPWSIHSGSGTSNYTFVWGMAGENLDYNDMDVAKITELR; from the coding sequence ATGAGCACAAAGTATGAAAGTCGATATGCCTCGAGCCCAAACACGGTAAAAGCATACGATACCCAAGAATTAAGAGACGAGTTTTTAATCGATAACTTGATGGAACAAGATACCATCAATTTAACCTATACGCATTACGATCGTTATATCGCAGGTTCTGCGGTACCTACTTCAAAACCTTTAACTCTAGAAACTATAGATCCGTTAAAAGCAGACTATTTTTTAGAACGCAGAGAATTAGGAATTATAAATGTTGGAGGTAATGGTACAGTAACTGTAGATGGTGAGGTGTACGAATTAGGCTTAAAAGATGCTTTATACATAGGTATGGGAATTAAAGAGGTTGTTTTTGCAAGCGAAGACGCTAGTAATCCAGCTAAATTTTATTTAAACTCAGCACCAGCACATACCAATTTTCCAACAAAAAAAGTAAGCAAAGCCGAAGCGAATAAAATAGAATTAGGGGCGCTAGAAACAGCAAATCACCGCACGGTAAACCAAATGATTATTGGAGGTATAGTAACTACTTGCCAATTACAAATGGGAATGACAGAACTTAAAACAGGAAGTGTTTGGAACACGATGCCAGCACACGTTCACGATCGTAGAATGGAAGTGTATTTATATATCGATATTCCAGAAAATCAAGCTGTTTGTCATTTTATGGGGCAACCACAAGAAACGCGTCATATCTGGATGCAAAACGATCAAGCTGTTATTTCACCACCATGGTCTATCCACTCAGGTTCTGGGACTTCAAACTACACCTTTGTATGGGGTATGGCTGGAGAAAACTTAGATTATAACGATATGGATGTTGCAAAAATAACCGAATTAAGATAA
- a CDS encoding DUF6250 domain-containing protein, with translation MVYKSLKLRDSAKTLTVVLIAFALFSCKDKKQETTIQQDVIPAEKTSEVNDRTLIFEENFESDLSKWQVEQMPGGMVEINNGKLEITDAGGCTVWLKEKFEGPIVIEYDVFLIKDGGPYDRVSDLNCFWMAKDPEHPDNLFANSEQRGGKFSNYDSLRLYYMGVGGNDNGTTRFRRYTGTGERPLLPEHDLKDAKYMLESNTGYHIKIVANGETIQYYRDNELFSDFNDPAPYTSGYFGFRTVKNHMTVDNFKVYSLKN, from the coding sequence ATGGTATATAAAAGTTTAAAATTAAGAGATTCGGCGAAAACCTTAACTGTGGTGTTAATAGCTTTTGCCTTATTTTCATGTAAAGATAAAAAGCAAGAAACTACTATCCAGCAAGATGTTATACCAGCCGAAAAAACTTCAGAAGTAAATGATAGAACACTAATTTTTGAAGAGAATTTTGAATCAGATTTAAGCAAGTGGCAAGTAGAACAAATGCCAGGAGGTATGGTTGAAATTAATAACGGAAAATTGGAAATTACCGATGCCGGAGGTTGTACTGTTTGGTTAAAAGAAAAATTTGAAGGTCCGATTGTAATTGAATACGATGTGTTTTTAATTAAGGATGGCGGACCGTACGATCGCGTTTCAGACTTAAACTGTTTTTGGATGGCTAAAGATCCAGAACATCCAGATAATTTATTTGCCAATTCTGAGCAACGCGGTGGGAAGTTTTCTAATTACGATAGCCTAAGATTGTATTATATGGGAGTAGGCGGTAACGATAACGGAACCACAAGATTTAGACGCTATACAGGAACAGGTGAGCGTCCCTTATTACCAGAACACGATTTAAAAGATGCAAAATATATGTTAGAATCTAATACAGGCTATCATATAAAAATTGTAGCGAATGGAGAAACTATTCAGTATTATAGAGATAACGAATTGTTTTCAGATTTTAACGATCCAGCGCCTTATACGTCGGGGTATTTCGGATTTAGAACCGTTAAAAATCACATGACAGTCGATAATTTTAAGGTGTATAGCCTAAAAAATTAA
- a CDS encoding GH39 family glycosyl hydrolase, with protein MLSFKHILFVFVLNFALVCQAQNITIDASKSGEKFDHYWSKMVGAGRANEGLRAGWLEQLQEVQEHCGFEYVRFHGLFHDDMFPIVEERGKLSYNWQYIDDLFDRMLDLNVKPFVELAFFPSSMAAENSKTVFWWKANITPKEDTFSKWHDLVQAFTQHCVDRYGIEEVLTWYFEVWNEPNLYPFFWDATKSQYFELYKQSALAVKSVDNRLKVGGPSTSNFVPDTRFDGELTNNEVSEAVFKAEDINALDWHGVWIEDFLDYCYKEKLPVDFVSTHPYPTDYAFNPETGKGRGLTRFAKSLKIDLEWLKKTIEASHFPDAEIHLTEWNTSPSSRDAMHDRLPAAAYIVRSNLDCIGLTNSLAFWTFTDIFEEKGGASSIFHGGFGMINFQGLKKPSYHAYRMLHELGDEQLYKDDYLFVSKDSKTKKITALAYNYPKEYENAVPSGTNKREEGSSKALAFTVKGLPAGSTFEIETLDKDHGNIHNYWEAMGKPEPPTREQIKTMKAYANTMKMETLKADKNGVLTLKQELTPWSVVLIKQVNE; from the coding sequence ATGCTATCATTTAAACATATCCTTTTTGTTTTTGTTTTAAATTTTGCGCTTGTTTGTCAAGCTCAAAATATTACTATTGACGCTTCAAAATCTGGAGAAAAATTTGATCATTATTGGAGTAAAATGGTTGGCGCTGGACGAGCTAACGAAGGGTTACGTGCCGGTTGGTTAGAACAATTACAAGAGGTTCAAGAACATTGTGGATTTGAATATGTACGTTTTCATGGTTTGTTTCACGACGATATGTTTCCTATAGTCGAAGAGCGTGGGAAACTAAGTTACAACTGGCAATATATCGACGATTTGTTCGATAGAATGTTAGATTTAAATGTAAAACCTTTTGTGGAGTTAGCTTTCTTTCCGAGCAGTATGGCAGCAGAAAATTCTAAAACCGTATTTTGGTGGAAAGCCAATATTACGCCTAAAGAAGATACCTTCTCCAAGTGGCACGACTTGGTTCAAGCCTTTACGCAACATTGTGTAGATCGCTATGGTATAGAGGAGGTGCTAACCTGGTATTTCGAAGTTTGGAACGAGCCAAATTTATATCCGTTTTTCTGGGATGCTACCAAATCGCAATATTTTGAATTGTATAAACAATCTGCTCTAGCGGTGAAGTCGGTAGATAATCGCCTTAAAGTGGGAGGGCCATCTACCAGTAATTTTGTGCCCGATACCCGATTTGATGGCGAGCTTACTAATAATGAAGTTTCTGAAGCGGTATTTAAAGCCGAGGATATTAATGCTTTAGACTGGCATGGTGTATGGATAGAAGACTTTTTAGATTATTGCTATAAGGAAAAATTACCAGTAGATTTTGTGTCTACACATCCATATCCTACAGATTATGCCTTTAATCCGGAGACCGGAAAAGGGCGGGGTTTAACACGTTTTGCAAAGTCGCTTAAAATAGATTTAGAGTGGTTAAAGAAAACCATAGAAGCGAGTCATTTTCCCGATGCCGAAATTCATTTAACCGAATGGAATACGAGTCCGAGTAGTCGAGATGCTATGCACGACCGTTTACCTGCGGCTGCATACATTGTACGTTCTAATTTAGATTGTATTGGCTTAACAAATTCCTTAGCGTTTTGGACCTTCACCGATATCTTTGAAGAAAAAGGAGGCGCATCTAGTATTTTTCATGGCGGTTTTGGGATGATCAATTTTCAGGGTTTAAAAAAGCCATCCTATCACGCGTATAGAATGTTACACGAATTAGGTGATGAGCAATTGTATAAAGATGATTATTTATTTGTAAGTAAAGATTCTAAGACGAAAAAAATTACAGCCTTAGCTTATAATTACCCGAAGGAATACGAAAATGCAGTACCTTCAGGGACCAATAAACGGGAGGAAGGGAGCTCTAAAGCTTTAGCGTTTACGGTGAAAGGATTACCAGCCGGAAGCACTTTCGAAATTGAAACTTTAGATAAAGATCATGGTAATATCCATAATTACTGGGAAGCCATGGGAAAACCAGAACCACCAACAAGAGAACAAATTAAAACGATGAAAGCTTATGCAAATACCATGAAAATGGAAACGCTAAAAGCTGATAAAAACGGGGTACTAACCTTAAAGCAAGAACTAACACCTTGGAGTGTAGTTTTAATTAAACAAGTAAATGAATAA